Part of the Benincasa hispida cultivar B227 chromosome 11, ASM972705v1, whole genome shotgun sequence genome, CTCATCTATGCCATACTATAGAatataacaaacaaaacaatACGGTTTGCTGCAAATGTAATGATGTAAAGGCATCCTAGTGCAGTAGAATCTTATCATCTCACCACATTAGAATATTGAATCGCATTTCAAAATTGGTTTAAACCATCATTATCATAtactcaattgataaatttaaaaatttcctACGATTTGAAACCAACCACATAGTAATTAAAAAGTCAGACCCATAAAGACAAATTCAAGACATACCTTAGGGATAATGTTCCTCTTCTTGTCAAGCTTTTCCTTCTTAGCTTTCACGCGCTGTGCCTCAGCTAATAAAGACATTCTCCTTGCAGTCTTAGCATATGGGTTAAGCTTCAACATGGCGTTAAGGTTCTTAAGAGGGTTCTTCTTCAATGAAGGTCTCTTCACACCCTTCTTGATGGGTTTAACAACAGATTGAACCTCGTCGGAGTTGATGATCCTAGACAAATCAGCGTTGACCATTTTGGCCCTTGGGAGAACGtaacccttcttcttctcagaCGACTTCTCAAACGATCCATAAATGGAATCAAGCTTTTCAAAAGCAGTTTTGGTCCAGACAACAAATCTTCCAAGATGACCTCCAGGTGCAAGCTTCAAAAGATTCAGCCTCTCAACATTCACAATATCAACGCCCGGAATGTTGCGGAAGGCCTTAACAAGCTTAGCACCTTCAGTACCATAAACAATCAACGGACCCTTTCGCGAAATGTAGCGACGGTTCCTCATCTTACCTTTACCAGGGCGAATGGCATGACTGTCCTTCGCTTTCTCGGCATCAGGCAAAGCACCGATCTGCTTCAAAACCTTAATCGCAGAAGAGGTTTTCTCGATTCCCTCAGCGGAGTCGCTAATCACAAGCGGCAATTCCGGAACAGACTCGATCCGGTGGCCACGAGCCAAAACCAAAGAAGGAACTGCAGAAGCAGCAATGGCAGAAACAACAGCATACCTCTTCTGATTCACGTTGATCTTTCGGTGCCATCGGCGCCAGATCTTCGTCGGAGCAAACATACGACCTCCACGACACATGTTTCCGAAAGCTCCTTGACCAGCACGGTGAGTACCGCCACCAGGAACACGAGGGATACGAGAAACGGCTCGCCCAGTACCCCATGATTCTGCGGAAGTTTGATGACCTGCGCGCTTGCTCACAGCATAGGGTTGGCGGCTGTTCTTAGAAATGTTGGCGTGGACGAAGTTGACGATATCAGGACGGATAGAAGCTTTCATGACATCGGGCAATGGCACCGTCTGAGAAGAATCGGTGGCCATGTCGCCTTCGAGAGACTGGACGGCGACTAAAGGGCgagcggcggcggcggcggccaTTTTGGGGCGAGTGAATGTTTAAGAAACTAGGGTTTTTTTCTCTATAGGAAGGAGAAAGTGAAATTCTGATCAATTTATAGAGAGGTGTTTTAAATCGGGACTAATGCTTTTGGGCCCATAAAATGCTCTGAAGGTTAGCCCTGGCCCGTTAGTGAGCTTGATCCAAACTTTTGGCCTAGTTTTTTTCACTAATGTGATAGACTATTTACATTTAAATCCTTGGATTTTCACATAAAAAACCATCTTTAGTcctatatttcaaaaatatctttaaatttgaaatttttcaaaaaagacttttaatattatttttggacaaatttatcattttttattatttttatttctgatttttatatatatttccctattttcaaaattttcttaatgatggagagaaaaattatatttattataaaaatagaagattcatttgatatgatttttttcatattttcagatTGAGAgggaaaatacatttatttattgagattttttctttatttaatttaattggatagagaaaatacatttacaTAAACTGCATTTAatatgtacttgtattttcttcactaaagcaaactGAACTGTTTGGGATGCGTACAATAGATGGATCAAGGCAAATGACAAAGCTCGTGCCTATATCCTAGCCAGctatctgatgttttggcaaagaaacatgaggttataggtactgccaaagagattatggaatctctacgagggATGTTCAGGCAACCGTCCTtctccctaaggcatgatgctattaagtacgtttacaactgccgcatgaaagagggggcctctgttcgtgaacatgtcctggacacgatggtccacttcaatgtgacAGAAGTAAATGGCGTTGTCGttgacgagagaagtcaagtggTTTTATTCTAAAATCTCTTCCGAAAAGTTTTATGCAGTTCTACACGAACGCgcttatgaataaaattgaatacaacttgactactcttctgaatgagctacaggcttaccaaaCAATATTGAGAGCTAAAGGTCTGGAGCCGGAAGTACACATTACTACCGCTAAAaagagaggaacgtcctccaaaaagcctgatgttgcttcctcttcacaAATAAGAGTATCTTCGTTAAGAATAGCAAagggaagggaagaagaaacccgTTGGTAGAAAAGGCAAGGCTAATGCTCCCGTCAAAGGAAattgtttccactgcaacgagaAATAGCAGTGGAAGAGGAACTACCCCCAGCACCTTGCTGAGATTAAAGTAAAGAAAGCAAAACAGACAAACTAGTTCCTGAGGACTACTTGCTCAGCTTaaccagtgggagatgttgttTGATGATATTATTATCTGTTTTTGTTATcatgtaaagaacaaattgtatatgtttttgttgtaaatgaaatgttcatttttcaaaaattatgtttattctATCGCACAATAACTTATGTTAAAAAACCAACCTAGTTAAAatccatttgcaaatattcaaatatttaaaatggctagaAATCAATTAAGCCAAGTAGTTATTTTACCTGAATGATAAGTTTAGAATACTAGAAACGTTCAAAGTgtacaaaacttgttaggtaaaataaaaccaaaatactTTGATTGGATCAAGGTATCAGAAGTTTAAGTTTTCTAGgtttatttgatagaacatgaaatccaaTATCAAACTTTCTAATTGTCTTAGATTCTTTCTCAAACATCATTCCAATTATTGGAATATTATTCCAGATCACCTTGTattatttgtttccataaaactTGCATAGATCAATAAAAGAGTCATTGAACTAACACTctaaacaagagttgtttagaCAGACCAGATGTGTCTTACTCAAATAATTGAGAGTACCTCGatatagtgggaggaaagtatgACTTATTGGTCAACATTGAGAATAAaatgcattccccatatagtttaataagaagtctattggacactaacatgtttacaaaaattccctcgactaaagtgtttgagaatctcctcgtaagactaggaataccaggttaataacctagggaaagtgggagaaacaTCGGGTATGGGATACggaatggtaaaccatgggtatgagatgccctagtttattatatttctctgtaaaactcagaaactcagtttTATATATTCGAATAtgtaagttaccactggagttttagtccaagtgggagtttgttgggttttatatcctaaaactcgtgatttgtaaataataaaacttattttcaaaattcaataagttgttattgaaaatatgtattgcttatttcgttttagaaatccaataaactaaaagacccatgactattacatgagtacttgaactttatgtggagacataaaagtggatcaagttcgagtaaatagtcaaaatgatctatagtatatgaatgaggtcgagtgccttattttggtaacacaattggatgcggcccactctgtagttgttgcAAAGatttgtaaagtactacatgacaatgtgatcctaattcgtacatgttatgacgtGAGGAGTGGTGGCGTCCTATGTAGTGAGTTtatgcaagatcggaccacgaaatcaatcactcttactttataacgttgtttactatttaagactgacaatttcaaagtgatgacctaggtaacttgaccttaattctgagctaactatgaactcctgtttattcgggattatccttaaatttgcataggtgagggttggctcaacagtgctggCTCATTAAACcaccatttcaggggtaagatcaggtagatagctggggacatagggtacaagatggaattcactcctactcactttcagagatagtagagaggttgttcccttaagtgctgacttcaggtcttgaacaaggtgccccaccctctcattggcccgagagggactcaatttGTTCATTGaatcataaatcaattattcattagagaatcagtgggacttaagaaacaagaggttatctcgagggtaaaacatacatttgacccaaccattattacgaacaacctgtgaaggtttaacttactaatcaggattatatcgagtggacataatatatctacagaggagtgcaactatgggctttagtgaagtgacccattagttaacgaattagGGTTAATTCgggctaaaaagtttagccaattaatctcggatcgttggagctcattatttgtaggtccacaagatccccttactagctcgtaaatggattagctttagagtagcgtgataagttaatttgcaatgttcaaattagaatttagggaaataattacgcgtttaatt contains:
- the LOC120091219 gene encoding 60S ribosomal protein L4, encoding MAAAAAARPLVAVQSLEGDMATDSSQTVPLPDVMKASIRPDIVNFVHANISKNSRQPYAVSKRAGHQTSAESWGTGRAVSRIPRVPGGGTHRAGQGAFGNMCRGGRMFAPTKIWRRWHRKINVNQKRYAVVSAIAASAVPSLVLARGHRIESVPELPLVISDSAEGIEKTSSAIKVLKQIGALPDAEKAKDSHAIRPGKGKMRNRRYISRKGPLIVYGTEGAKLVKAFRNIPGVDIVNVERLNLLKLAPGGHLGRFVVWTKTAFEKLDSIYGSFEKSSEKKKGYVLPRAKMVNADLSRIINSDEVQSVVKPIKKGVKRPSLKKNPLKNLNAMLKLNPYAKTARRMSLLAEAQRVKAKKEKLDKKRNIIPKEEATAVKAAGKAWYQTMISDSDYTEFENFSKWLGVSQ